Proteins from a genomic interval of Bacteroidota bacterium:
- a CDS encoding sodium-translocating pyrophosphatase, which translates to MEWIHYLIPLTGLIALGYALWRSAWVARQDAGTPEMQAIAGAIAEGARAFLRREYRVLFWFVLVLAVLLVLANRDNPGTSPLIALSFVTGAFCSGLAGFLGMRVATLANVRTTQAARTSLNQALRMAFSGGSVMGMSVVGLGVLGLGLLFLFYTRLDWSIERVINVISGFSLGASSIALFARVGGGIYTKAADVGADLAGKVYEGIPEDDPRNPAVIADNVGDNVGDVAGMGADLFESYVGSIVSAMVLGALFVGLPEFSGASQLNAVLLPLVLAGAGIVISLLGTAFVRVREGDNPQKGLNWGIFGAAVLMVPTTYAIVWALLPAEWYFEDRLYTANGVFGATLIGLAVGVLIGLSTEYYCSPYRRPVLSIVRQSVTGPATNIIAGLGVGMESTAIPLVLIGFGILGAYTLAGLYGIALAALGMLSVTGIQLATDAYGPIADNAGGIAEMSHQPPEVRGRTDKLDAVGNTTAAIGKGFAIGSAALTALALFAAFQQQAQIPVINLTEAHVMAGLFIGAVLPFLFSSFAIGAVGRAAKQMILEVGRQFREIPGLREGKARPEYARCVDISTRAAIKEMIPPGLMAILVPTAIGFIDKNMLAGLLAGVVVSGVLLAIFQANAGGAWDNAKKRVEEGIELEGVLYKKGTETHKATVVGDTVGDPLKDTSGPSLNILIKLISVISLVIAPLIA; encoded by the coding sequence ATGGAGTGGATCCATTACCTGATCCCGCTGACGGGGCTTATCGCCCTGGGTTATGCCTTATGGCGCTCCGCGTGGGTAGCCCGACAAGATGCAGGCACGCCGGAGATGCAGGCTATTGCCGGGGCCATCGCAGAGGGTGCACGCGCTTTCTTGAGGCGCGAATATCGGGTGCTTTTCTGGTTTGTGCTCGTTCTAGCTGTGCTTCTGGTGTTGGCCAACCGAGACAACCCCGGCACCTCTCCACTTATCGCGCTCTCCTTCGTAACGGGGGCCTTCTGTTCGGGCTTGGCGGGGTTCCTAGGTATGCGCGTGGCCACGCTGGCGAACGTGCGCACCACACAGGCTGCGCGTACCAGTTTAAATCAGGCCCTGCGCATGGCCTTCTCCGGCGGATCCGTTATGGGCATGAGCGTAGTGGGTCTGGGTGTGCTGGGCCTGGGCCTGCTTTTTTTGTTCTACACCCGCCTGGATTGGTCGATCGAGCGGGTCATCAACGTGATTTCGGGCTTTTCGCTCGGCGCCTCCTCGATTGCGCTCTTCGCCCGCGTTGGCGGGGGCATCTACACGAAGGCCGCTGATGTGGGCGCGGACCTAGCCGGAAAGGTTTACGAGGGCATTCCCGAGGATGACCCCCGAAATCCGGCCGTGATCGCGGACAACGTGGGCGACAACGTCGGAGACGTGGCGGGCATGGGGGCGGACCTGTTCGAATCCTACGTGGGGTCGATCGTAAGCGCTATGGTGTTGGGGGCACTTTTTGTGGGGCTGCCCGAATTCAGCGGGGCTAGCCAGCTTAACGCTGTGCTGCTGCCCTTGGTGCTAGCCGGGGCCGGAATCGTGATTTCACTCCTGGGCACGGCCTTTGTTCGCGTCCGCGAGGGCGATAACCCCCAAAAGGGCCTCAACTGGGGCATTTTCGGGGCCGCCGTCCTTATGGTGCCGACCACCTACGCGATCGTCTGGGCCCTGCTGCCCGCTGAATGGTACTTTGAAGACCGCCTGTACACGGCCAACGGAGTCTTCGGGGCCACGCTGATCGGGCTCGCCGTGGGCGTCCTGATCGGTCTTTCGACGGAGTACTACTGCTCACCATACCGACGGCCTGTGCTTTCGATCGTGCGCCAGAGCGTTACGGGTCCAGCCACCAACATCATCGCCGGTCTGGGCGTGGGGATGGAGTCGACAGCCATTCCCCTGGTGCTGATCGGCTTCGGGATCTTGGGCGCCTACACGCTGGCGGGGTTATACGGCATCGCCTTAGCCGCCCTGGGAATGCTTTCCGTTACGGGCATTCAGCTCGCCACAGACGCATACGGACCTATAGCGGACAACGCGGGGGGGATTGCGGAGATGAGCCACCAACCCCCGGAGGTGCGCGGCCGCACAGATAAGCTCGACGCGGTGGGCAACACGACGGCCGCTATTGGAAAGGGTTTCGCCATCGGATCGGCTGCGCTCACGGCCTTGGCCCTGTTTGCTGCCTTCCAACAGCAGGCGCAGATCCCTGTGATCAACCTTACCGAGGCCCATGTGATGGCCGGGCTTTTTATCGGCGCCGTCCTGCCGTTTCTGTTTAGCTCCTTTGCGATAGGAGCCGTGGGCCGCGCAGCCAAACAGATGATCCTCGAGGTGGGCCGGCAGTTTCGGGAGATCCCGGGCCTGCGCGAGGGCAAGGCGCGCCCCGAATACGCCCGGTGCGTGGACATCTCCACGCGCGCGGCCATCAAAGAGATGATTCCGCCCGGCCTCATGGCTATCCTGGTGCCCACTGCGATCGGGTTCATCGACAAGAACATGCTCGCTGGCCTGCTGGCGGGCGTGGTGGTAAGCGGGGTGCTGCTGGCCATCTTTCAGGCCAACGCCGGCGGGGCCTGGGACAACGCCAAAAAACGCGTCGAGGAAGGCATCGAACTAGAGGGGGTCCTCTACAAAAAGGGCACGGAGACGCACAAGGCCACGGTTGTGGGGGACACCGTGGGGGATCCGCTCAAGGACACCTCCGGGCCCTCGCTGAACATCCTGATCAAGCTTATCTCCGTTATCTCTCTTGTTATCGCGCCTCTGATCGCCTAA
- a CDS encoding TonB-dependent receptor — MSRIGFMGVCWIAWAVQAWAQTWGVVEGRIYDRAAGRPIPAATVLIVGTNYGTAADAEGRFRLPVPEGRYRVRVQALGYRPWEDSLWVRAGRVTTLEVGLLLQSYELGPVTIERPRSEQEAGSWSLPKRTLEVLPGPFQDPLRALQILPGVATNNELSYQYRVRGGNFDENLVYIEGFEVYKPLRIRQGEQEGLALPNPNLLESMRFYSGGFSAAYGDRMSSALEVRYRRPERLELGAYAGLLEAGGYVGAGHRGAFVLAGTRYAQAGYLFGSQELKGRYNPRFWDLQLWSGLERGPLRVEFLGLWAQNRFELVPSQRRTYYGTYRDLRSLWLSYDGRESDSYQSGLLGLRLRYRLGSRWDAELEAAGYATREQERYLLNGQATLYRILRPEQDDPSRAEHVPIGYAWQRETANSWVRLREGRWALGARYSTRSWLGEAKATYRMLHAADHLQEIVQVRRADSLYTLQRIEGALSATWPRWELYGNLLWSRALAVLQLGLRYTWDGRTAEGVWSPRIRATYRHDERTSAYAAWGLYAQPPLYAEWRDLEGRPASELRAQRAWHYVIGLQRFFERNRWSLQVEAYYKVLRELIPFQVRNLRLLYEGSNSAHGYAYGLDVHLRGEWVPGLESYVSYSYLVTRERLQGEAVWVPRPTDQRHTVAVLFQDYVPGDVRWQVHVKLLFGTGVPYTPPNPDVLSGQPRPGPRNAARFPEYKRVDVGLTRQVALAPGWRAYASAEVLNLFDMVNTIAYAWYVDAQGAWQRVPTRLTPRLVNFRLRLLHEE, encoded by the coding sequence ATGAGCCGAATCGGGTTTATGGGGGTTTGCTGGATCGCCTGGGCCGTTCAGGCCTGGGCGCAGACCTGGGGAGTAGTGGAAGGGCGCATTTACGACCGCGCCGCCGGCCGGCCCATTCCGGCCGCGACCGTCTTGATCGTGGGCACAAACTACGGCACGGCGGCCGATGCCGAGGGGCGTTTTCGTCTGCCGGTTCCGGAGGGCCGCTACCGGGTGCGCGTGCAGGCCCTAGGATACCGACCCTGGGAGGACTCCCTCTGGGTGCGCGCCGGCCGGGTGACGACACTAGAGGTGGGGCTTCTACTACAATCCTACGAGCTAGGGCCCGTCACGATCGAACGGCCTCGGAGCGAACAAGAGGCCGGAAGCTGGTCCTTACCCAAGCGGACGCTGGAGGTCCTACCGGGCCCCTTTCAGGATCCGCTGCGGGCCCTTCAGATCCTGCCTGGGGTGGCCACGAACAACGAGCTGTCCTATCAATACCGGGTCCGAGGGGGGAACTTCGACGAGAACCTCGTCTACATCGAGGGCTTCGAAGTCTACAAGCCCCTGCGCATCCGCCAAGGGGAGCAGGAGGGGCTAGCCCTGCCGAACCCGAACCTACTGGAAAGCATGCGTTTCTATAGCGGAGGCTTTTCGGCCGCCTACGGGGATCGGATGAGCTCCGCCTTGGAGGTGCGCTATCGACGCCCGGAGCGGCTCGAACTGGGCGCCTACGCCGGGCTGTTGGAGGCCGGCGGCTACGTGGGCGCGGGCCACAGGGGGGCCTTCGTGCTTGCGGGAACGCGCTACGCGCAGGCCGGATACCTGTTCGGAAGCCAGGAGCTTAAAGGCCGCTATAACCCCCGCTTCTGGGACCTGCAGCTTTGGTCCGGCTTAGAGCGCGGGCCCCTGAGGGTGGAGTTTTTGGGGCTGTGGGCGCAAAACCGATTCGAGCTTGTCCCCTCACAGCGCCGCACCTATTACGGCACGTATCGAGACCTGCGCAGCCTGTGGCTTTCCTATGACGGCCGGGAATCGGATAGCTACCAAAGCGGCCTGCTTGGGCTAAGGCTGCGCTATCGGTTGGGCTCGCGCTGGGATGCGGAGCTGGAGGCAGCCGGGTACGCGACCCGCGAACAAGAACGCTACCTCTTAAACGGGCAGGCCACCTTGTATCGCATCCTCAGACCGGAGCAGGACGATCCCTCCAGGGCGGAGCACGTGCCCATCGGCTACGCCTGGCAGCGGGAGACGGCCAATAGCTGGGTGCGCCTCCGCGAAGGGCGTTGGGCCCTGGGCGCGCGCTACAGCACCCGCTCTTGGCTTGGGGAGGCCAAGGCCACCTACCGGATGCTCCATGCGGCCGATCACCTGCAAGAGATCGTGCAGGTGCGGCGGGCCGATTCCCTGTATACGCTGCAACGCATCGAGGGGGCGCTTAGCGCCACCTGGCCTCGATGGGAGCTATACGGAAACCTCCTGTGGTCGCGGGCCTTGGCCGTGCTGCAGCTTGGTCTGCGCTACACCTGGGACGGCCGCACGGCCGAGGGCGTTTGGTCGCCCCGAATACGGGCGACCTACCGACACGATGAACGCACCAGCGCATACGCGGCTTGGGGGCTATACGCTCAACCCCCATTGTACGCGGAGTGGCGCGACCTGGAGGGGCGGCCCGCTTCGGAGCTCCGGGCGCAGCGCGCCTGGCACTACGTGATCGGCTTGCAGCGTTTTTTTGAGCGCAACCGCTGGTCGCTTCAGGTGGAGGCTTACTACAAGGTTCTGCGCGAGTTGATCCCCTTTCAGGTGCGCAACCTGCGCCTGCTTTACGAGGGGTCCAATAGCGCCCATGGATACGCCTACGGGCTGGATGTGCACCTGCGGGGTGAGTGGGTGCCGGGGCTGGAGAGCTACGTAAGCTATAGTTACCTGGTAACCCGGGAGCGCCTGCAAGGGGAGGCGGTCTGGGTTCCCCGGCCCACGGACCAGCGCCACACAGTGGCCGTGCTGTTTCAGGATTACGTGCCCGGGGACGTCCGCTGGCAGGTGCACGTGAAGCTGCTCTTCGGCACGGGCGTGCCTTATACGCCTCCCAACCCCGACGTGCTCTCCGGCCAACCCAGGCCAGGGCCTCGCAACGCCGCGCGTTTTCCGGAATATAAGCGCGTGGACGTGGGCTTAACGCGCCAGGTCGCGCTTGCGCCCGGGTGGCGGGCGTACGCGTCGGCGGAGGTTTTGAACCTCTTCGACATGGTCAACACGATAGCCTACGCCTGGTACGTGGACGCGCAAGGGGCCTGGCAGCGCGTGCCCACGCGCCTCACGCCCCGCCTGGTCAATTTCCGATTGCGCCTTCTGCACGAGGAATAA
- a CDS encoding 50S ribosomal protein L25 yields MEVLQVEARPRQVRKNEARRLRKQGWVPAVVYGHGEPTRHIAVRPLALRPLMRGRAAYLVRLQLPDAPALLCVSKAIQFHPVTDEPMHVDFQVLHPDEKVSLEVPVRLVGSARGVLEGGKLVQPMHTLRIRVLPSQIPDHIDVDVSGLRIGQALHVRELDLPAYIEVEADPEAVVVTVQGKASEETESQSEQSLA; encoded by the coding sequence ATGGAGGTTTTGCAAGTAGAGGCCAGGCCGCGTCAAGTGCGCAAAAACGAGGCTCGTCGGTTGCGCAAACAAGGATGGGTACCCGCCGTGGTCTACGGGCACGGCGAACCTACGCGTCACATAGCCGTTCGGCCTCTGGCTCTTCGGCCTTTAATGCGCGGCCGCGCGGCCTATTTGGTTCGGCTGCAGCTTCCCGATGCCCCGGCGCTGCTGTGCGTCTCCAAGGCGATCCAGTTTCATCCGGTCACCGATGAGCCCATGCACGTGGACTTTCAGGTGCTGCACCCGGATGAAAAGGTCAGCCTGGAGGTGCCCGTGCGGCTTGTGGGCTCAGCCCGCGGGGTCTTGGAGGGGGGTAAGCTCGTACAGCCGATGCACACGCTGCGCATCCGGGTGCTGCCCAGCCAAATCCCCGATCATATCGACGTGGACGTCTCCGGGCTTCGGATCGGCCAGGCGCTGCACGTGCGGGAGCTAGATCTGCCCGCCTACATCGAGGTTGAGGCTGACCCCGAGGCCGTCGTGGTCACCGTACAGGGCAAGGCATCTGAAGAGACCGAATCCCAATCCGAGCAATCCCTCGCTTAA
- the pth gene encoding aminoacyl-tRNA hydrolase: MALVVGLGNPGSAYAATRHNVGFRVLDELARQEGARFRAGAGDYWEAKVRLGDQPVWLIKPTTYMNRSGRAVVQALGRYSEPLERLLVVVDDLHLPLGTLRMRPKGSAGGHNGLADIIAHLRTEAFPRLRLGIGAPPLEGQQAAFVLSPFDPAEVPLAERMIQVAADAVRCWATEGLQAAMNRYNGSVAR; the protein is encoded by the coding sequence ATGGCGTTGGTGGTCGGATTGGGCAATCCCGGATCTGCCTATGCGGCGACGCGACATAACGTGGGCTTTCGGGTCCTCGATGAGCTCGCCCGCCAAGAAGGGGCACGCTTTCGGGCTGGAGCCGGGGATTATTGGGAAGCAAAGGTCAGGCTTGGTGATCAGCCTGTCTGGCTCATCAAGCCCACCACGTACATGAACCGAAGCGGCCGGGCCGTCGTCCAGGCTCTCGGTCGCTATTCGGAGCCGCTAGAGCGGCTGCTGGTCGTTGTGGACGATCTGCACTTGCCTTTGGGCACGCTGCGGATGCGCCCCAAGGGCTCCGCCGGCGGCCACAACGGCCTGGCCGACATCATCGCACACCTTCGCACAGAGGCCTTTCCGCGGCTGCGGTTGGGTATCGGGGCGCCTCCCCTCGAAGGCCAGCAAGCGGCTTTCGTGCTCTCTCCATTTGACCCAGCCGAGGTTCCGCTGGCTGAACGCATGATTCAGGTGGCGGCCGACGCCGTACGGTGTTGGGCCACCGAGGGGCTGCAGGCGGCCATGAACCGATACAACGGATCGGTGGCGCGCTGA
- a CDS encoding NlpC/P60 family protein has product MEACAARRVLRWIGLGVLITGCYISSVRRSGATPSDTPKPALIYANLEARLRQEVAQWQGVPYRLGGLHMQGVDCSAFVQNVFVGLFGLYLPRNTAQQARFGRTVQRDALRPGDLVFFHIGRRTRHVGIYLGQDEFAHASRSQGVIVSRLSEPYWAKRYWIARRVLEVRADSVDSAGQVF; this is encoded by the coding sequence ATGGAGGCTTGTGCCGCCCGCCGGGTGCTGCGCTGGATCGGCCTTGGCGTCCTTATAACGGGATGTTACATCTCCTCGGTGCGCCGATCCGGGGCCACCCCATCAGATACTCCTAAGCCCGCGCTCATCTACGCCAACCTAGAGGCCCGCTTGCGACAGGAGGTAGCCCAATGGCAGGGCGTGCCCTATCGGTTGGGGGGGTTGCATATGCAGGGGGTGGACTGCTCGGCGTTCGTGCAGAACGTCTTCGTTGGGCTCTTTGGCCTGTATCTGCCGCGCAATACGGCCCAACAAGCCCGTTTCGGGCGTACCGTGCAGCGGGATGCCCTGCGTCCTGGAGATCTGGTGTTCTTCCATATCGGCCGGCGCACCCGGCACGTCGGCATCTACCTGGGTCAGGACGAATTCGCCCATGCCTCGCGCTCCCAGGGGGTTATCGTATCCCGCCTAAGCGAGCCCTACTGGGCCAAACGTTACTGGATAGCCCGGCGTGTGCTTGAGGTGCGCGCAGACTCGGTTGACTCGGCTGGCCAGGTCTTCTAA
- a CDS encoding ribose-phosphate pyrophosphokinase: MISTVVERPIGIFAGRSNVALAERIAACFGQPLGQITIRNFSDGEIYVRFEESIRGMDIYLIQSTHPGAENWLELLLMIDAARRASADRITAVIPYFGYARQDRKDQPRVSIASKLMADLLTTAGVNRVLTMDLHAPQIQGFFNIPVDHLYGSAVLVEHFRRMAIPDLTVVAPDVGSLKMARSYAKRLNAELAFIDKRRPQPNEAEVLNIIGQVKGRNVLIVDDLIDTAGTLVNAARALKAAGALAIRAAATHPIFSGRAYERIEETEELLSVTVTDTVPLRRPSPKIEVLSVAEVFADAIRRIYLHESVSTLFAVEE, from the coding sequence ATGATATCCACCGTTGTGGAGCGCCCCATAGGGATTTTCGCCGGACGTTCTAATGTAGCCCTAGCTGAGCGCATTGCCGCCTGTTTCGGGCAACCTCTGGGGCAGATCACGATCCGCAACTTCTCGGATGGGGAGATCTACGTGCGCTTTGAGGAGTCCATCCGCGGTATGGACATCTATTTGATTCAGTCCACCCATCCGGGGGCGGAGAACTGGCTGGAATTGCTGCTCATGATCGACGCGGCCCGGCGGGCCTCGGCCGATCGCATCACGGCCGTGATCCCCTACTTTGGCTATGCCCGTCAGGACCGCAAGGATCAACCGCGGGTATCGATCGCCAGCAAGCTCATGGCGGATCTGCTGACCACAGCCGGGGTGAACCGGGTGTTGACCATGGATCTGCACGCACCCCAGATCCAGGGCTTCTTCAACATCCCCGTCGATCACCTTTATGGAAGCGCGGTGCTTGTGGAGCATTTTCGCCGCATGGCGATCCCCGATCTAACCGTGGTAGCCCCGGATGTGGGCAGCCTGAAGATGGCCCGTTCTTATGCCAAAAGGCTCAATGCGGAGTTGGCCTTTATCGACAAGCGCCGGCCACAACCCAATGAGGCCGAAGTGCTTAACATTATCGGCCAGGTCAAAGGGCGCAACGTCTTGATCGTTGATGATCTCATCGACACCGCTGGCACGCTGGTTAACGCCGCCCGGGCCCTAAAGGCGGCGGGGGCCCTGGCGATCCGGGCTGCGGCCACGCATCCGATTTTTTCGGGCCGGGCTTACGAGCGCATCGAGGAGACCGAGGAGCTGCTCTCCGTAACGGTCACGGATACGGTGCCCTTACGTCGGCCTTCACCCAAGATCGAAGTCCTCAGCGTGGCCGAGGTTTTCGCCGACGCCATCCGGCGAATTTACCTACATGAGTCCGTCAGTACGCTCTTCGCCGTTGAGGAATAG